Within Paeniglutamicibacter psychrophenolicus, the genomic segment AGGGTGCGGCACGTAGGATTCCTCGCAACCGGGCAGGCAGGATTCCCGGTTCCCGAACCAACGGAAACCCCCAGGAATTGGAAGCGTTCGAAAATGCCCCTGCGCGATAGCACCCCCGCCGGAAACCCGGTATGGACCGACATCATGACCACCGACATCGAAGCCAGCAAGAAGTTCTATGCCGCACTCTTCGGCTGGGAGTTCGAGGAATCGATCTCCGAGGAATACGGCGGGTACCTCAGCGCCACGCGGCAGGGACGCCTCGTCGCGGGGCTCTCCCCCTACCAGCCCGAGTTCGGCGGCATTCCCAACATCTGGTCGCTGTACCTGAAGTGCGACGACATCACCGCCACGGAGGCCAGCGTCCAGGGCGCCGGCGGCCAGGTCCTGATGCCGCCGACGCATGTGGCGCCGTACGGGCACATGGGCATCTTCCTTGATGCCGGCGGCGCCGCATTCGGTGTCTGGCAGCCGCAGGATCACCAGGGGTTCGGCGTTGATTCGGCGCACGGCGCCCCGGCGTGGCACGAACTGTATTCCAAGGACTACCCTGCAGCGGTGGAGTTCTACTCCAAAGCCTTTGGCTGGGACACCCACGTAATGTCCGGTTCCCCGGAATTCAGGTACACCACCTACGGGCAGGGCGACGATGCCAAGGCCGGGCTGATGGACGCCTCCGGCTTCCTGCCGGCCGAGGTCCCCGGATTCTGGGTGACCTATTGGGGCGTGGATGACGTGGATGCGGCCTGCGCGACGGTGGTGGCCAACGGCGGCACCGTGACCGAGGGCCCGCATGATTCCGAGTTCGGCAGGGTTGCCGCGATCACCGATTGCTGCGGCGCCAGCTTGAAGCTGGTGGGCGTGTAGCAGGGCCGGGATATTCCCGTCGCGGGGAGGGTACGGGCTTTGGTGCCCGGCCCTCCCCGCGGTCATTTCGTTCCATGGCCGAGTGCCTGTTTCTCAGCGCGGCTGGTTCAGGTCCTGGATCTGGCTCAGGCGCAGCAGTTCCCGGGCGATATCTTGGGCATCGCCCAGGGTGCGGGCCGCACCGTCGAGCGGGGCACCGGCCTGTGCCGCGATGGCGGTACCCCATTGCGCGGAGGACAGCTGGAGTCCGAGCACGAAAAGCGCCCGGTGCGCCACCCCGCGGGCATCAACCACCCGGTACGGCTCGCCCATGACCTCAAGTCCCGAGCCCGGGAATGGTTCGCCTTGGTCGTTGCGCATGTGAAACGCGGCGGCCAAGCCATCGTCGAGCAGCTGCCGCAGCAAGGGCGAGCCCGTCTGCAGCACGCGGTTGGCCGGCATCATGGCCTCGATGAGCGTGCGTGCCGTACATGCCGGGGCGTCGACCCACGGCGAGGATGCGGTGAACACGCCGGAAGGCCCGTCAATCTCGAACTCCGGGTCCGGGCCGATGAACTCCACGACGTTGGCCCGGGCCAATGCTGCGAGCTCCTCGATGCGTTGCAGCGGAGGACCGGAGGCCAGACCCTCGACCAGCGGTTCGAACCAGCCCTGCACCTCGCTCTGGCGCGACTCGTCCGAGATCAGGCGCTCGGTGATCATCTCCTTGACGACCATGCGCCCGGCGTTCAAGGTGGCAATGGCCATCTTCAACGGGTCTTTCTCGCCTTCCACCGAGGAAATCGCATCGAACTCCAGGTATTCCATGACGGCCTTCTGGTATTCCTTCAAGGAAGAAAAACCCCGTTCGGCGAAGGGGTGGCCCAGCCGGGGGACATCAAGGAATCCCAAGGCGGGCGCCTGCTCTTCCACGAGCCGGCGAGCGCCCTGCAGCCACACCTGGGAACCTGCCTGGTGCTCGGCGTCGAGCACCGCAACCAGGTTGTCCACGAATTCGTCGGGGTCCACCTCGAAGCGGGACGGGTGCCGCCTGGCCGCGGTGCGGTAGTAGGCCAGCAGGACGTCGCGGTGCAGCAATGGCCACACATGCGCGTCAAAGCGGACAACGGCGTCCGGGTTCAGCACCCGGGCCTCGGCAACCTTCTGGACGATCACGTCGAAGTCCAGGTAGCGCAGTTTCACGGAGTCCGGGATGAACTCCTCGATGCAGGATTTTGCACGGTACGGCGTTCCGCGGCGGGAGGCTGCCACGATCCGTGGTTCCCGGCCCGAGGGCCAGTATTCCAGGGCCCGACCCGGCCCGCCGTTGATTTCATTGAACTGTCCGCCGCGCCCCACTGTCAGGGCGATCATCACGTCAAAGAAGTTCAGGCCCAGTCCGCGAACCAAGACGGTTTCCCCGGCGGGAACCTTGTCCCAGGCAACGTCACCGGGAACGTTGGGCCCCTGGTAGGCCAGGCCGGCGTCGTCGGCGGCCTGGGCCATTGCCTCCTGTGCCGGGTTCAAGTGTGCCGGAACGTGGCCCAGGGCCAACACCACGGCGTCTGCACGCAGTTCAAGTGCATCGCCGGATTGTGGCGTTTGGCTGTTGGCGTCGGCAACCCGGCGGCCAGTGAGCAGGTAGTCGGCCTCGCCGCGGTGCAGACCGGTGATCTCGGCGCGCTCCACACGCACCTCAACGACCGCAGTGTTGGCGCGCAGGGCCGCCACCGACCGCTCAAAAACGTGGCGCAGGTACCGTCCATACAGGGCCCGCGGCGGGTAGGACCCCCGGCCCATCTTTTCCAGCTCCTCGGCCTCCACGCTGCTGAGCACGGCGCCGTCGCCGCCGGCCAGGCGCCATTGGTCAAAGCTCAATCCCGGTTCGCCCGGGGTTTCCCGTTCAGGGGCAACGGTGGGGAATCCCGCGGGGGTGTTCATCAGGAAGAGCCGGGACTGGGCCGTGCTCCAGACATGCCCGGCACCCGGGTCATGGACGTCAAAGACCACCACGGTGATCGCGCGCGAATGGTTCCGGGTGCGGTCCAGTTCGGATGCCAGGCGCTCAAGGACCGAGGTACCCCGCGGTCCGGCTCCCACAACGGCAATGACGTACGGTTCTCGACCGGGATTCTGCTGCTCACTCACGCTTTTAGCCTAGTCTGCCGTCATGCCTTATCGGTCCGCTTGGACACGGGAATTGAAGTTCGTGCCCAAGCGAACCGCTGGTTCAAGACATCCAGCCCTTGCTGCTACGCAGCTTCATAACTTTCCACCGTGGCGCGCAGGGCATCGGAATGCAGGTAGATCTCGTCAAGGCTTTCAATGGGGATACGCGTTTCTGTCTTGTCTTCCCCAAACAGCCCGAGGTATTTCTGTGCTCTGTTGAAATGCAGCCTGGCTATCGGTTTGCGGTTGTTGTCATCGAGCAGCACCGCAAAGTAGGACTTCGCATCTCGATGCGCAATGCGGTTGACCTTGACGTTCTTGCAAACAATGGCACGAACAATGTGGAAGCCTTCGAGTTCTTCCAGCGTCGTATCAACGCCGTCGTCCGGCTCAAGGTCGGCTTCGACCACAGGTTCGCTGGTGACGCTGGAGGCAGCCTCCGCACTCGACATCATGGGAATGTTCGGTTCCCCGAGCGCCGCCTTGAGGCGATCGTTCACCTGATCTGCAAGGTACTGCTTCGTGGCCTTGGCTACGAGGACTGTGAACTGCTCGCGCACGCGCTGCGTAAATTGCCCCTCGTAGACGCCAGCCGACAGGAACTTGACCCACTCCGCCGTTGGTTCCTGGAAGTTGGCGGCGATGGCGCGCTTGATCTCCCCGACGTAGCGGAGTTCCTCCGCGGCGCTGACAATGGATTCAAGGTCGAACGCATCACGGGACAGCTTGCGCAACTCCGGGATCAGTGTTTCGTCGATGTCGTTCATGTCGAGGATCAGGAACGGCTTCGCATCCATCTTGTTCGGGGCATCGAGGTCGGTATAGAACTGGTAGACCTCCCCATTGGTCAGGATCGCGATTCTTGCGGTGGTGGCGGCAAAGTAGCGGTAGAGCTGCGATGCATGCTCGTACTTGAGGCCACCGGCCGAACGCTTGCACTCAATGAGGATCTGCACCTCGCCACCAAGCATGATGGCGTAATCAATCTTTTCGCCCTTTTTGATCCCGATGTCGGCGGTGTACTCGGGGACAACTTCCAGCGGGTTGAACACGTCATACCCGAGGATCGTCGAAATGAACGGCATGATGAATGCGTTCTTCGTCGCCTCCTCGGTTTCGATGATGTTGCGTTGCTGCTGAATCTTTGCCGCCAGCGCTGCTAGCCGTTCTCCGAACTGCATCGTTTTCCCCTATTCGACGAAACTGAGACCTTCTGCTCAACCTACCCACGGACCCCGATAAAAAGGGGCATCCCACCACGAGTCATATAACGAATCGATTACGAATCCCCAGTGTGCAAACAGTCGGCTTCCCTAGACTGTCCATATGAGCACCCCTCACCTTGAAACCCCCGCATCCACAAGCCTCGCCGAAACGACAGGTAGTTCCGAAGCCCCGGCCTCGGATGCCCTCGTGCAGAACGACAATGTCCAAGCCGCCGAGAACACCGCCGAGGATCAATTCCTGTGGCTCGAGGAATTGGATTCGGACCGAGCCATGGACTGGGTGGTTGGCCAGAACGACCGCACCGAGGCGGAACTCTTCGACGCGGATTTCGCCGCCACCAAGGATGCCATCCTCACGGTGCTGGACGCCGCCGACAGGATCCCGATGGTCACCAAGCGCGGAGAGCACTACTACAACTTCTGGCGCGATTCGCAGCACCCCAAGGGCTTGTGGCGGCGCACCAGCTGGGAGTCGTACCTGCAACAGGAGCCGGAGTGGGAGGTCCTGCTGGATGTGGATGCCCTGGCAGCAGCCGAGGGAATCGACTGGGTCTACTCCGGGGCACAGATGCTTCGCCCGGCAAGCGGCAGGGAATACACCCGGGCGCTGGTCAAGCTCTCCCCCGATGGCGGTGACCAGGTTCGCGTGCGGGAATTCGACCTGCCAACCCTGGCCTTTGTCCCCGGAGGTTTTGACCTGCCGGTCGCCAAGACCAACGTCTCCTGGGCGGATGCGGACACCTTGTTTGTCGCCACCGATGTCGGGGAAGGGTCGCTCACGCTGTCCTCGTATGCCCGCACCGTGCGCCGCCTGTCGCGCGGCCACGAGCTGGCCGAGGCCGAGGAAATCTTCGCCGTCGACCAGTCGCACGTCCTGGCCTACGTTTCCCATGATTCGACCCCGGGGTTCGAACGCGACGTGGCCCACGACGTCATCGATTTCTACAATTCCAAGACCTACGTTCGCAGCGGCGATGAGTGGGTGCACCTTGACGTCCCCACCGACGTCGGGGTTTCGCTGCACCGTGGCTGGGTGATCTTCTCCCCGCAAACCCCGTGGACCCGCGAAGGTGTCACCCACATTCCCGGCTCACTGGTGCTGGCAGAACTCGACGGGTTCATGGCCGGCACCGGGGCCCTGCGCGAGATCTTTGTCCCCACGGACTCCACCTCCCTGCAATCCATTGACTTCACCGCCAGCCACATCCTGCTCAATGTCCTGCAAGACGTCTCATCCCAGATCCTCATCTGCGATCCCGCCCGCGGCTTCGAGCTTCGGCCTCTGGACATCGGTTCCCCGTTGCACAGCTTCAGCATCTCGGCCGTCGACGACGAGGATCCCGAATGCGGCGAGGACTTTTGGCTGTCCCTCACCGGTTTCCTCACACCCACCACCCTGGCACGCGGGACCGTCGGCTCGGACGCGGCCAACGCCGCAACCCCGCTGCCGGTAAAGAGCGCACCGGCTCGTTTCGATGCCGAAGACTTCGAGGTCTCCCAGCACTTTGCCGTTTCCGATGACGGAACCCGCGTCCCCTATTTCCAGGTGTCCCCGCGCGAGCTTCCGCTGGACGGGAAGAACCCGGTGCTGATGAACGGCTATGGCGGGTTCCAGGCCAGCCTGACCCCGAGCTACCTCGGTGCGTTGGGTCCCGGCTGGCTGGTTCGCCGCACTGAACAGGGCCGGCGCGGCAGCTACGTGGTGGCCAACATCCGCGGCGGCGGCGAGTACGGGCCGCGCTGGCACCGGGCTGCGCTGCGGGAAAACCGGCACCGCGCCTACGAGGACTTCGCGGCCATTGCCCGCGACCTCATCAACCGCGGGGTCACCTCGCGCGAACACCTGGCCGCGACGGGACGTTCCAACGGCGGGCTGCTGATGGGCAACATGATCACCGGCTACCCCGAGCTTTTCGGGGCGATCTCCTGCGGTGTCCCCTTGTTGGACATGCGCAGGTACACGCGGCTGGCCGCCGGGCATTCATGGATTGCCGAGTACGGCGACCCGGATGTGCCCGCTGACTGGGAATTTGTTCGCACGTTCTCCCCGTACCACCGGCTCGACGATGCGCTCCCGAAGGGGGCCACCTACCCGGCCTCGCTGATTTGGAGCGCCACCAGTGACGACCGGGTCGGCCCGGTGCAGGCCCGGAAGATGGCGGCGAAGATGCTGGACATGGGTGTGGGCAATGTCCGCTACCACGAGTCCCTTGACGGCGGACATGCCGGGGCCAGCGACAACGGCGCGACGGCGACCATGCTGGCAACCAGCTACGAATTCCTCTGGCGGCACGTCGCGGACTAATTCATCTTGCGGTGCGCTTGCCGCCCGGGTCGTCGAGTGCGGCATCGAGGCGCTTGAGCAGACGATGGCTCAGCCGGACTTCGTGGGGCAACTCGCGAAGCTCGGCGGGGCCGATGTCGAGATCTTGTTGTTCCAGGATTTCACTCAGGAATTCCCAATACTCCGTGGCCATGTCTTCTTCGTCTTGGTCCTCCGTCGGGGCATCGGGTCCCATGACATCGAATGCTCTCTTTTCGATGTCGTCAACCGATGCATCCGCCCAGTGCTGGCTGATCGACCACCCGCGATTGTCGAGCAGCAGGACGCTGCCGCCGTCCTCCAACAGCAGCCCCAGCCGGGCAGCCACCGAAACACGGCTTTTGTCGGGCGAGCTGTAGTCGAGGTCCGCCACGGTCACCAGTTTGAAAGCACTTGCCATGTGGCCAACGTTAGCGCGTCAGGCCTCCGGTTGGCGGCGGCAGTTGGTCGTTCCCGCGCGGTTGTTGCGGCCCTTTCGGTCTCGTTTTGTGCGGCGCGCCAGCTTTGGGTAGTCTAGGGGAGCTGGAAACAGCAATATGGACACGTGCCAGAGCGGCCGAATGGGCTTCACTGCTAATGAAGTGTCGGGGTTATACTCGACCGGGGGTTCAAATCCCCCCGTGTCCGCTGAAACAGTCTCGATTCGTCGGGGCTGTTTTCGTTTAACCTGCCGGACCCGCCGTCGCCGGAAAATTGCCGCGACAAAGACAAAAAACCGCGTATACCCGGCCCCTTCGGGGAGCCAAGTGCACGCGGCCTCAAGCGGTCCCCTTGGGGATCCCGCCCAGGGAACTACTTGTCGCCGTCCCCGAATGCGTTGAGCAGGGTTCGCACCATCTCATCGGGCAGGCCCGTGTGGCGGACGACGATGGTGGTTGCCTCGTCCAGCTCACCCAGGCGCAAGTGGTCCAGCAGTTCCGAGCGCTCGGGTTCCACCAGGTCGTTGATGCTGAATTTCACCTCGCCGTCCGGTCCCTGCCCCTCGAAGCTGAAGTCGGCAATATTTGCGGTTGAGGCCTGGCCTCCACCCAAAGGGGAAGCCGCAAGCATCTTCAGGATCTCGGCCTGCTCCAGGCCCGAATGCTTGGCAATGAGTCCCGCGGCCCCGGGCAGGTCGTTGTCCCGCACCAGCGACAGGAACTGGTCGTATTCCGCCGGCGGCAGGTCCTCGCTGGCGAATTCCCGGGATTCCCCGTCCACCAGGTACGAGACCTTGAACTGTGTCGAGGTCCGTTCCGCTTCGCTTCCGAATTCCTCCGCCCATTCGCTGGGCACCACCCATGCGTCCTCGAGGTTCTGCTCATTCGCGGAAGCCGGAGCGGAGTCATTGGGCGGGACGGGCTCGCTCGGGATGCTGGCCGCCGCGCTGGGCTCCTGCACCTGCGGGACCTGGGGCTCCGCAGCCTTGGCCGCATCGCGTTCCGCTTCGAGCTGCTGGGCAACGGTGGGTCCGAGGTCTGGTTCCTTGCGGACCTGTGGGAAACGTTCCAGGCTTCGCACCGCGATGATGCTGGCCTTGTAGCCTTCCCCGGTCATGGCCTTGTAGTTTTGCACCGCTGCCATGAAATCGCCCTGGGCCAAGGACTTGTAGACGGCTCGGTGTCCTTCTCCGGTCAGGTGCGCGGCGGCGGCCTGCGCCGATTCCGGGGTGATTGCAGCAGAAACCTCGGCCGAGTTCTTGATACGCAGCTTCTTCAGTCCCATCCACGCAAGTCCGAGAATGAGCAGCGGGACGACGACCCAAAGCAGAATTTCCATATCTCTAGCGTACGGCCCGGCGAGACCCAGCGCTAAGTTGCAAGGGCCAAAGGTTGTCCCTGCCCGGACCCGCAGGCCATGTTCTATCGGCCGCTTCTACCCAAATACCAGAGCGCTCCGAGGCGGGTGTCCTCCTCCAGGTCTGTTCAATTGGCAATCG encodes:
- a CDS encoding VOC family protein — translated: MPLRDSTPAGNPVWTDIMTTDIEASKKFYAALFGWEFEESISEEYGGYLSATRQGRLVAGLSPYQPEFGGIPNIWSLYLKCDDITATEASVQGAGGQVLMPPTHVAPYGHMGIFLDAGGAAFGVWQPQDHQGFGVDSAHGAPAWHELYSKDYPAAVEFYSKAFGWDTHVMSGSPEFRYTTYGQGDDAKAGLMDASGFLPAEVPGFWVTYWGVDDVDAACATVVANGGTVTEGPHDSEFGRVAAITDCCGASLKLVGV
- a CDS encoding FAD/NAD(P)-binding protein, which translates into the protein MSEQQNPGREPYVIAVVGAGPRGTSVLERLASELDRTRNHSRAITVVVFDVHDPGAGHVWSTAQSRLFLMNTPAGFPTVAPERETPGEPGLSFDQWRLAGGDGAVLSSVEAEELEKMGRGSYPPRALYGRYLRHVFERSVAALRANTAVVEVRVERAEITGLHRGEADYLLTGRRVADANSQTPQSGDALELRADAVVLALGHVPAHLNPAQEAMAQAADDAGLAYQGPNVPGDVAWDKVPAGETVLVRGLGLNFFDVMIALTVGRGGQFNEINGGPGRALEYWPSGREPRIVAASRRGTPYRAKSCIEEFIPDSVKLRYLDFDVIVQKVAEARVLNPDAVVRFDAHVWPLLHRDVLLAYYRTAARRHPSRFEVDPDEFVDNLVAVLDAEHQAGSQVWLQGARRLVEEQAPALGFLDVPRLGHPFAERGFSSLKEYQKAVMEYLEFDAISSVEGEKDPLKMAIATLNAGRMVVKEMITERLISDESRQSEVQGWFEPLVEGLASGPPLQRIEELAALARANVVEFIGPDPEFEIDGPSGVFTASSPWVDAPACTARTLIEAMMPANRVLQTGSPLLRQLLDDGLAAAFHMRNDQGEPFPGSGLEVMGEPYRVVDARGVAHRALFVLGLQLSSAQWGTAIAAQAGAPLDGAARTLGDAQDIARELLRLSQIQDLNQPR
- a CDS encoding type I restriction endonuclease encodes the protein MQFGERLAALAAKIQQQRNIIETEEATKNAFIMPFISTILGYDVFNPLEVVPEYTADIGIKKGEKIDYAIMLGGEVQILIECKRSAGGLKYEHASQLYRYFAATTARIAILTNGEVYQFYTDLDAPNKMDAKPFLILDMNDIDETLIPELRKLSRDAFDLESIVSAAEELRYVGEIKRAIAANFQEPTAEWVKFLSAGVYEGQFTQRVREQFTVLVAKATKQYLADQVNDRLKAALGEPNIPMMSSAEAASSVTSEPVVEADLEPDDGVDTTLEELEGFHIVRAIVCKNVKVNRIAHRDAKSYFAVLLDDNNRKPIARLHFNRAQKYLGLFGEDKTETRIPIESLDEIYLHSDALRATVESYEAA
- a CDS encoding prolyl oligopeptidase family serine peptidase codes for the protein MSTPHLETPASTSLAETTGSSEAPASDALVQNDNVQAAENTAEDQFLWLEELDSDRAMDWVVGQNDRTEAELFDADFAATKDAILTVLDAADRIPMVTKRGEHYYNFWRDSQHPKGLWRRTSWESYLQQEPEWEVLLDVDALAAAEGIDWVYSGAQMLRPASGREYTRALVKLSPDGGDQVRVREFDLPTLAFVPGGFDLPVAKTNVSWADADTLFVATDVGEGSLTLSSYARTVRRLSRGHELAEAEEIFAVDQSHVLAYVSHDSTPGFERDVAHDVIDFYNSKTYVRSGDEWVHLDVPTDVGVSLHRGWVIFSPQTPWTREGVTHIPGSLVLAELDGFMAGTGALREIFVPTDSTSLQSIDFTASHILLNVLQDVSSQILICDPARGFELRPLDIGSPLHSFSISAVDDEDPECGEDFWLSLTGFLTPTTLARGTVGSDAANAATPLPVKSAPARFDAEDFEVSQHFAVSDDGTRVPYFQVSPRELPLDGKNPVLMNGYGGFQASLTPSYLGALGPGWLVRRTEQGRRGSYVVANIRGGGEYGPRWHRAALRENRHRAYEDFAAIARDLINRGVTSREHLAATGRSNGGLLMGNMITGYPELFGAISCGVPLLDMRRYTRLAAGHSWIAEYGDPDVPADWEFVRTFSPYHRLDDALPKGATYPASLIWSATSDDRVGPVQARKMAAKMLDMGVGNVRYHESLDGGHAGASDNGATATMLATSYEFLWRHVAD